A region from the Aegilops tauschii subsp. strangulata cultivar AL8/78 chromosome 5, Aet v6.0, whole genome shotgun sequence genome encodes:
- the LOC109780204 gene encoding uncharacterized protein isoform X2, whose translation MAGDDEDEGEMAALREALRQQSLAVEMLKAELEEERQAASSGADEALAMILRLQGEKAAVRMEADQFRRVAEERILHDEDSLAFLKAVVFSQEMDITSLKNRLLAVCGSNGPYAPAPGRDGVVDLPWLRRLAQKDVSSGRNASVPAARLEELCSDLDASEDVGDSRPARTVSDIGEVIRREKEWVRSNVSHQALPPRLHRSSSHRLPRAPSYTAQCAMPSVHDKFEAPESVASHAPPRSSRRSSPEIISEEDDVISSSTRRGDCNDPKPSDERTDGAIADLGAGIDEIKSSVQTLATELGRMRETSMSRGDAQMQVLAEICAKLDAMRPTTISKQQNAVHGGKKFSSREVGSSSKGPVTTLPQSELLMNQFIEPLYRSINSDRRVAQPRFSPHNFNIRIRGSSTRFSPHNITR comes from the exons ATGGCCGGAGATGATGAAGACGAAGGCGAAATGGCGGCGTTGCGGGAGGCTCTGCGGCAGCAGAGTCTTGCCGTCGAGATGCTCAAGGCCGAGCTGGAGGAGGAGAGGCaggcggcgtcgtcgggggccGACGAGGCGCTGGCCATGATCCTGCGGCTGCAGGGGGAGAAGGCGGCGGTGCGGATGGAGGCCGACCAGTTCCGGCGGGTGGCGGAGGAGAGGATCCTGCACGACGAGGACTCGCTGGCGTTCCTCAAGGCCGTCGTCTTCAGCCAGGAGATGGACATCACCTCCCTCAAGAACCGCCTGCTGGCCGTCTGCGGCAGCAATGGTCCCTACGCGCCGGCCCCCGGCCGCGACGGCGTCGTCGACCTCCCCTGGCTAAGGAGGCTGGCCCAGAAAGACGTGTCGTCGGGGAGGAACGCCTCTGTCCCGGCGGCGCGGCTCGAGGAGCTATGCTCGGATCTCGATGCCTCTGAGGACGTCGGCGACAGCAGGCCGGCGAGGACGGTGTCGGACATCGGGGAGGTGATCCGGAGGGAGAAGGAGTGGGTGCGGTCCAACGTGAGCCACCAGGCGTTGCCGCCGAGGCTGCACCGGTCGTCCTCCCATCGTCTCCCGCGGGCGCCGAGCTACACAGCGCAATGCGCCATGCCCAGTGTCCACGACAAGTTTGAAGCGCCGGAGAGCGTCGCGTCCCATGCCCCTCCGAGATCCAGCAGGAGGTCATCGCCGGAGATAATCTCCGAAGAAGACGACGTGATCTCGTCGTCGACGCGGCGCGGTGACTGCAACGACCCCAAGCCAAGCGACGAGCGCACAGACGGCGCCATTGCTGATCTGGGAGCCGGCATTGATGAGATCAAATCCAGCGTGCAGACCCTCGCGACCGAGCTCGGCAGAATGAGGGAAACCAGCATGTCCAGAGGCGACGCGCAGATGCAAGTGCTGGCCGAGATCTGCGCAAAGCTCGACGCCATGAGGCCCACGACCATCAGCAAGCAACAGAATGCTGTTCATGGAGGCAAGAAATTCTCCAGCAGAGAAGTAGGCAGTTCTTCCAAGGGGCCGGTGACCACTCTGCCACAGAGTGAGCTTCTGATGAACCAGTTCATTGAG CCTCTATACAGGTCAATTAATTCAGATCGAAGAGTAGCGCAACCTAGATTTTCACCTCATAACTTCAATATTCGGATCAGAGGGAGTAGCACAAGATTTTCACCTCACAACATCACAAGGTAG
- the LOC109780204 gene encoding uncharacterized protein isoform X4, whose protein sequence is MAGDDEDEGEMAALREALRQQSLAVEMLKAELEEERQAASSGADEALAMILRLQGEKAAVRMEADQFRRVAEERILHDEDSLAFLKAVVFSQEMDITSLKNRLLAVCGSNGPYAPAPGRDGVVDLPWLRRLAQKDVSSGRNASVPAARLEELCSDLDASEDVGDSRPARTVSDIGEVIRREKEWVRSNVSHQALPPRLHRSSSHRLPRAPSYTAQCAMPSVHDKFEAPESVASHAPPRSSRRSSPEIISEEDDVISSSTRRGDCNDPKPSDERTDGAIADLGAGIDEIKSSVQTLATELGRMRETSMSRGDAQMQVLAEICAKLDAMRPTTISKQQNAVHGGKKFSSREVGSSSKGPVTTLPQSELLMNQFIEVN, encoded by the exons ATGGCCGGAGATGATGAAGACGAAGGCGAAATGGCGGCGTTGCGGGAGGCTCTGCGGCAGCAGAGTCTTGCCGTCGAGATGCTCAAGGCCGAGCTGGAGGAGGAGAGGCaggcggcgtcgtcgggggccGACGAGGCGCTGGCCATGATCCTGCGGCTGCAGGGGGAGAAGGCGGCGGTGCGGATGGAGGCCGACCAGTTCCGGCGGGTGGCGGAGGAGAGGATCCTGCACGACGAGGACTCGCTGGCGTTCCTCAAGGCCGTCGTCTTCAGCCAGGAGATGGACATCACCTCCCTCAAGAACCGCCTGCTGGCCGTCTGCGGCAGCAATGGTCCCTACGCGCCGGCCCCCGGCCGCGACGGCGTCGTCGACCTCCCCTGGCTAAGGAGGCTGGCCCAGAAAGACGTGTCGTCGGGGAGGAACGCCTCTGTCCCGGCGGCGCGGCTCGAGGAGCTATGCTCGGATCTCGATGCCTCTGAGGACGTCGGCGACAGCAGGCCGGCGAGGACGGTGTCGGACATCGGGGAGGTGATCCGGAGGGAGAAGGAGTGGGTGCGGTCCAACGTGAGCCACCAGGCGTTGCCGCCGAGGCTGCACCGGTCGTCCTCCCATCGTCTCCCGCGGGCGCCGAGCTACACAGCGCAATGCGCCATGCCCAGTGTCCACGACAAGTTTGAAGCGCCGGAGAGCGTCGCGTCCCATGCCCCTCCGAGATCCAGCAGGAGGTCATCGCCGGAGATAATCTCCGAAGAAGACGACGTGATCTCGTCGTCGACGCGGCGCGGTGACTGCAACGACCCCAAGCCAAGCGACGAGCGCACAGACGGCGCCATTGCTGATCTGGGAGCCGGCATTGATGAGATCAAATCCAGCGTGCAGACCCTCGCGACCGAGCTCGGCAGAATGAGGGAAACCAGCATGTCCAGAGGCGACGCGCAGATGCAAGTGCTGGCCGAGATCTGCGCAAAGCTCGACGCCATGAGGCCCACGACCATCAGCAAGCAACAGAATGCTGTTCATGGAGGCAAGAAATTCTCCAGCAGAGAAGTAGGCAGTTCTTCCAAGGGGCCGGTGACCACTCTGCCACAGAGTGAGCTTCTGATGAACCAGTTCATTGAG GTCAATTAA
- the LOC109780204 gene encoding uncharacterized protein isoform X3, with protein sequence MAGDDEDEGEMAALREALRQQSLAVEMLKAELEEERQAASSGADEALAMILRLQGEKAAVRMEADQFRRVAEERILHDEDSLAFLKAVVFSQEMDITSLKNRLLAVCGSNGPYAPAPGRDGVVDLPWLRRLAQKDVSSGRNASVPAARLEELCSDLDASEDVGDSRPARTVSDIGEVIRREKEWVRSNVSHQALPPRLHRSSSHRLPRAPSYTAQCAMPSVHDKFEAPESVASHAPPRSSRRSSPEIISEEDDVISSSTRRGDCNDPKPSDERTDGAIADLGAGIDEIKSSVQTLATELGRMRETSMSRGDAQMQVLAEICAKLDAMRPTTISKQQNAVHGGKKFSSREVGSSSKGPVTTLPQSELLMNQFIEAMMYIP encoded by the exons ATGGCCGGAGATGATGAAGACGAAGGCGAAATGGCGGCGTTGCGGGAGGCTCTGCGGCAGCAGAGTCTTGCCGTCGAGATGCTCAAGGCCGAGCTGGAGGAGGAGAGGCaggcggcgtcgtcgggggccGACGAGGCGCTGGCCATGATCCTGCGGCTGCAGGGGGAGAAGGCGGCGGTGCGGATGGAGGCCGACCAGTTCCGGCGGGTGGCGGAGGAGAGGATCCTGCACGACGAGGACTCGCTGGCGTTCCTCAAGGCCGTCGTCTTCAGCCAGGAGATGGACATCACCTCCCTCAAGAACCGCCTGCTGGCCGTCTGCGGCAGCAATGGTCCCTACGCGCCGGCCCCCGGCCGCGACGGCGTCGTCGACCTCCCCTGGCTAAGGAGGCTGGCCCAGAAAGACGTGTCGTCGGGGAGGAACGCCTCTGTCCCGGCGGCGCGGCTCGAGGAGCTATGCTCGGATCTCGATGCCTCTGAGGACGTCGGCGACAGCAGGCCGGCGAGGACGGTGTCGGACATCGGGGAGGTGATCCGGAGGGAGAAGGAGTGGGTGCGGTCCAACGTGAGCCACCAGGCGTTGCCGCCGAGGCTGCACCGGTCGTCCTCCCATCGTCTCCCGCGGGCGCCGAGCTACACAGCGCAATGCGCCATGCCCAGTGTCCACGACAAGTTTGAAGCGCCGGAGAGCGTCGCGTCCCATGCCCCTCCGAGATCCAGCAGGAGGTCATCGCCGGAGATAATCTCCGAAGAAGACGACGTGATCTCGTCGTCGACGCGGCGCGGTGACTGCAACGACCCCAAGCCAAGCGACGAGCGCACAGACGGCGCCATTGCTGATCTGGGAGCCGGCATTGATGAGATCAAATCCAGCGTGCAGACCCTCGCGACCGAGCTCGGCAGAATGAGGGAAACCAGCATGTCCAGAGGCGACGCGCAGATGCAAGTGCTGGCCGAGATCTGCGCAAAGCTCGACGCCATGAGGCCCACGACCATCAGCAAGCAACAGAATGCTGTTCATGGAGGCAAGAAATTCTCCAGCAGAGAAGTAGGCAGTTCTTCCAAGGGGCCGGTGACCACTCTGCCACAGAGTGAGCTTCTGATGAACCAGTTCATTGAG GCAATGATGTACATCCCGTGA
- the LOC109780204 gene encoding uncharacterized protein isoform X1, with the protein MAGDDEDEGEMAALREALRQQSLAVEMLKAELEEERQAASSGADEALAMILRLQGEKAAVRMEADQFRRVAEERILHDEDSLAFLKAVVFSQEMDITSLKNRLLAVCGSNGPYAPAPGRDGVVDLPWLRRLAQKDVSSGRNASVPAARLEELCSDLDASEDVGDSRPARTVSDIGEVIRREKEWVRSNVSHQALPPRLHRSSSHRLPRAPSYTAQCAMPSVHDKFEAPESVASHAPPRSSRRSSPEIISEEDDVISSSTRRGDCNDPKPSDERTDGAIADLGAGIDEIKSSVQTLATELGRMRETSMSRGDAQMQVLAEICAKLDAMRPTTISKQQNAVHGGKKFSSREVGSSSKGPVTTLPQSELLMNQFIEVCAMISSALLARPLAKVATSTPWFRCILIFVVAVFPFVLYKQHNPLW; encoded by the coding sequence ATGGCCGGAGATGATGAAGACGAAGGCGAAATGGCGGCGTTGCGGGAGGCTCTGCGGCAGCAGAGTCTTGCCGTCGAGATGCTCAAGGCCGAGCTGGAGGAGGAGAGGCaggcggcgtcgtcgggggccGACGAGGCGCTGGCCATGATCCTGCGGCTGCAGGGGGAGAAGGCGGCGGTGCGGATGGAGGCCGACCAGTTCCGGCGGGTGGCGGAGGAGAGGATCCTGCACGACGAGGACTCGCTGGCGTTCCTCAAGGCCGTCGTCTTCAGCCAGGAGATGGACATCACCTCCCTCAAGAACCGCCTGCTGGCCGTCTGCGGCAGCAATGGTCCCTACGCGCCGGCCCCCGGCCGCGACGGCGTCGTCGACCTCCCCTGGCTAAGGAGGCTGGCCCAGAAAGACGTGTCGTCGGGGAGGAACGCCTCTGTCCCGGCGGCGCGGCTCGAGGAGCTATGCTCGGATCTCGATGCCTCTGAGGACGTCGGCGACAGCAGGCCGGCGAGGACGGTGTCGGACATCGGGGAGGTGATCCGGAGGGAGAAGGAGTGGGTGCGGTCCAACGTGAGCCACCAGGCGTTGCCGCCGAGGCTGCACCGGTCGTCCTCCCATCGTCTCCCGCGGGCGCCGAGCTACACAGCGCAATGCGCCATGCCCAGTGTCCACGACAAGTTTGAAGCGCCGGAGAGCGTCGCGTCCCATGCCCCTCCGAGATCCAGCAGGAGGTCATCGCCGGAGATAATCTCCGAAGAAGACGACGTGATCTCGTCGTCGACGCGGCGCGGTGACTGCAACGACCCCAAGCCAAGCGACGAGCGCACAGACGGCGCCATTGCTGATCTGGGAGCCGGCATTGATGAGATCAAATCCAGCGTGCAGACCCTCGCGACCGAGCTCGGCAGAATGAGGGAAACCAGCATGTCCAGAGGCGACGCGCAGATGCAAGTGCTGGCCGAGATCTGCGCAAAGCTCGACGCCATGAGGCCCACGACCATCAGCAAGCAACAGAATGCTGTTCATGGAGGCAAGAAATTCTCCAGCAGAGAAGTAGGCAGTTCTTCCAAGGGGCCGGTGACCACTCTGCCACAGAGTGAGCTTCTGATGAACCAGTTCATTGAGGTATGTGCCATGATCTCCTCTGCTCTCCTTGCTAGGCCCTTGGCCAAGGTTGCTACATCCACGCCATGGTTTAGGTGCATCCTCATTTTTGTCGTAGCAGTTTTTCCATTCGTGCTGTATAAGCAACACAATCCGCTGTGGTAG